One Paramisgurnus dabryanus chromosome 9, PD_genome_1.1, whole genome shotgun sequence DNA segment encodes these proteins:
- the LOC135739916 gene encoding growth arrest-specific protein 1 produces MIDMESCCLRVAFLLASLLMLDAQMLCWQALLTCHRERDCELAYDQYLTACDANIRGDRGHCPSHCISALIRLNQTTDGPNLENCDCGRDAECLRTKRAIEPCLPRTHPGGALGIGCTEARQRCEDEPGCQSSLTAYLSRCGQLFNGRKCSSRCKATIEELLVMPNGMMLNECVCDGLERPFCEVVKQNMLRLCSIGGFSVDHDAMDDIYEDEDYETKAERDVTDSYAVMSTCSAIAGSRQVLLLCALFALICVL; encoded by the coding sequence ATGATAGATATGGAGAGCTGCTGCCTTCGCGTCGCGTTTCTTCTCGCGTCTTTATTGATGCTCGATGCGCAGATGCTCTGTTGGCAGGCGCTTCTCACGTGTCACAGAGAGCGAGACTGCGAACTCGCGTATGATCAATACCTCACCGCGTGCGATGCGAACATCCGCGGGGACCGGGGTCACTGTCCGAGCCACTGCATCAGCGCGCTCATCCGACTCAACCAGACCACCGACGGGCCGAACTTGGAGAACTGCGACTGCGGGAGAGACGCAGAGTGCCTGCGCACCAAACGCGCTATCGAACCGTGTCTGCCGCGAACGCATCCCGGTGGCGCGCTCGGGATTGGCTGCACAGAAGCGCGGCAGCGTTGCGAGGACGAGCCTGGCTGTCAGTCGTCTCTGACGGCTTATCTTTCCCGTTGCGGTCAGCTGTTTAACGGGAGAAAATGTTCATCCCGGTGTAAAGCGACTATAGAGGAGCTGCTGGTCATGCCGAACGGGATGATGCTGAACGAATGCGTCTGTGATGGACTCGAGCGGCCTTTCTGTGAGGTGGTCAAACAAAACATGTTGAGACTTTGCTCGATTGGAGGGTTTTCTGTTGACCATGATGCCATGGATGATATATACGAGGACGAGGATTATGAGACGAAAGCAGAGAGAGATGTGACGGACTCGTATGCGGTGATGTCCACGTGCAGTGCCATCGCTGGTTCTCGACAGGTGCTTTTACTTTGCGCATTGTTTGCGCTCATCTGTGTACTGTAG